The following proteins come from a genomic window of Streptomyces sp. NBC_00539:
- a CDS encoding DUF5719 family protein: MKQRAPLTLAAVAAALAALTAVASLTAPAAAPADAKKTAGTRMPVEQSVLACPAPSSSDIAETTYTSLTPGTAGGKGSARLSAKDGKTVLEPKEPGKPVGATASGAEAPALTGVASGNLAPGWTAQQTTKVAAGQARGLLGVGCTAPGTDFWFPGVSTAKGRQDYIHLTNPDDTVAEVDIKLYGPDGLLKDKPGTPDRVIQVDPHSTARVLLSPLVPDTQVADVTAHVTTGSGRVGASAQISEDGVGADWLPASTDPAGSLVLPGIPADATSVRLVAYAPGDDDAELNLRLAGPGGAITPAGNEQLHVKAGMTASVDLKDVTRGETGSLLLTPADAKKPVPVVAAVRVVRGSGAKQELGFLPATSPVGARATVADNRTDDKATALALTAVGADARVRVTASPGTEGGQAAVRELTVKAGTTQALSPAPAPTGGKGAYALTIETLSGGPVHASRTLTLPQDGIPMFTVQPFSDDRSTVAVPKPSQDLGVLF, from the coding sequence GTGAAGCAGCGCGCCCCCCTCACGCTGGCGGCCGTCGCGGCGGCGCTGGCGGCCCTCACCGCCGTCGCCTCCCTCACCGCCCCGGCAGCCGCCCCCGCCGACGCGAAGAAGACGGCCGGCACCCGGATGCCGGTGGAACAGTCCGTACTGGCGTGCCCCGCGCCCAGTTCCTCCGACATCGCCGAGACCACGTACACCTCGCTCACCCCCGGCACCGCCGGCGGCAAGGGCTCGGCCCGGCTCTCGGCCAAGGACGGCAAGACGGTCCTGGAGCCGAAGGAACCGGGCAAGCCCGTCGGCGCGACCGCCTCCGGCGCCGAGGCACCCGCCCTCACCGGTGTCGCCTCGGGGAACCTCGCACCGGGCTGGACCGCCCAGCAGACCACGAAGGTCGCGGCGGGCCAGGCGCGCGGCCTCCTCGGGGTCGGCTGCACCGCGCCCGGCACCGACTTCTGGTTCCCCGGGGTCAGCACCGCCAAGGGCCGCCAGGACTACATCCACCTCACCAACCCCGACGACACCGTCGCCGAAGTCGACATCAAGCTCTACGGCCCCGACGGGCTGCTCAAGGACAAGCCGGGCACCCCCGACCGCGTCATCCAGGTCGACCCCCACTCCACCGCCCGCGTCCTGCTCTCCCCCCTCGTCCCCGACACCCAGGTCGCCGACGTCACCGCCCACGTCACGACCGGCTCGGGACGGGTCGGCGCCTCCGCGCAGATCTCCGAAGACGGCGTCGGCGCCGACTGGCTGCCGGCCTCCACCGACCCGGCCGGGTCGCTGGTCCTGCCGGGCATCCCCGCCGACGCCACCTCCGTACGGCTGGTCGCCTACGCGCCCGGCGACGACGACGCCGAACTGAACCTCCGTCTCGCGGGACCCGGCGGCGCCATCACCCCCGCCGGCAACGAGCAGTTGCACGTCAAGGCCGGTATGACGGCGAGCGTGGACCTCAAGGACGTGACCCGTGGCGAGACGGGCTCGCTGCTGCTGACCCCGGCGGACGCGAAGAAGCCCGTACCGGTCGTCGCGGCGGTACGGGTGGTGCGCGGCAGCGGGGCGAAACAGGAGCTCGGCTTCCTCCCGGCGACCTCCCCGGTCGGCGCGAGGGCGACGGTCGCCGACAACCGCACCGACGACAAGGCGACCGCGCTGGCCCTCACGGCGGTCGGCGCCGACGCGAGGGTACGCGTCACGGCCTCACCGGGCACCGAGGGCGGCCAGGCGGCCGTCCGGGAACTCACCGTCAAGGCCGGCACCACCCAGGCCCTTTCCCCCGCCCCCGCCCCGACCGGCGGCAAGGGGGCGTACGCCCTGACCATCGAGACCCTCTCCGGCGGCCCGGTCCACGCCTCCAGGACCCTGACCCTGCCGCAGGACGGCATCCCGATGTTCACGGTCCAGCCGTTCTCGGACGACCGTTCGACGGTGGCGGTACCGAAGCCGTCCCAAGACCTCGGGGTCCTCTTCTGA
- a CDS encoding DUF3499 domain-containing protein, with amino-acid sequence MSLVRRCSRTACGRPAVATLTYVYADSTAVLGPLATYAEPHCYDLCAEHSERLTAPRGWEVVRLTDGGPPSRPSGDDLEALANAVREAARPHDRAPEGGKSVPGPQSSGETRRGHLRVLRSPES; translated from the coding sequence GTGAGCCTTGTACGTCGCTGTTCGCGCACCGCGTGCGGCCGCCCTGCCGTCGCCACACTGACGTACGTCTACGCCGACTCGACCGCAGTTCTCGGCCCGCTCGCCACCTACGCCGAACCCCACTGTTACGACCTGTGCGCCGAGCACTCCGAGCGCCTGACCGCCCCCAGGGGCTGGGAAGTCGTACGCCTGACGGACGGCGGCCCCCCTTCGCGCCCCAGCGGCGACGACCTCGAAGCGCTGGCCAACGCCGTGCGCGAAGCGGCCCGTCCGCACGACCGGGCCCCCGAGGGCGGCAAGTCCGTACCGGGACCCCAGTCCAGCGGCGAGACCCGCCGGGGACACCTGCGCGTCCTGCGCTCGCCCGAATCCTGA
- a CDS encoding metallopeptidase family protein, which translates to MRGPVAPPQVPLAASRSELFGDLVRDSVERLERRWPQLAEVEFVIADVPGPPGGPEGGWNDEAVPLGGLTDAGEGRPARIVVFRRPVEIRAKSRDERALLVHEVVVEQVADLLGLSPEIVDPRYGQD; encoded by the coding sequence ATGCGGGGGCCGGTGGCGCCCCCTCAGGTTCCGCTGGCGGCGAGCCGGTCGGAGCTCTTCGGTGACCTGGTGCGGGATTCGGTGGAGCGGCTGGAGCGGCGGTGGCCGCAGCTGGCCGAGGTGGAGTTCGTGATCGCGGACGTGCCGGGGCCCCCGGGTGGCCCGGAGGGCGGCTGGAACGACGAGGCCGTCCCGCTCGGCGGGCTGACGGACGCGGGCGAGGGCCGGCCGGCCCGGATCGTGGTGTTCCGGCGGCCGGTGGAGATCCGGGCGAAGTCGCGGGACGAGCGGGCGCTGCTGGTCCACGAGGTCGTGGTGGAGCAGGTGGCGGACCTGCTGGGGCTCTCCCCGGAGATCGTGGACCCGCGCTACGGACAGGACTAG
- a CDS encoding glycosyltransferase family 2 protein: MSLHSSSTASHQAAGTPEFPRHVVTAVLVAHDGARWLPRTLAGLLAQERPAQQYVAADTGSSDDSARLLAEALGPDKVLHLARRTGFGTAVDEAARTAGALTPEDLPYLKRPSGWDPVSRTWRDDTYDLPELPHGEPVQWLWLLHDDSAPEADALTELLRVADENPDAAVIGPKLRGWYDKKQLLEAGVTIARSGRRWTGLDRREQDQGQHDQIRPVLSVSTAGMLVRRDVYDALGGFDRRLPLMRDDVDLCWRAHSAGHTVLVAPDAVMRHAEAAARERRTVDCAGRSSVSPHRVDKAGAVYTVLANSSGRALPYVLLRLIVGTLLRTLGYLLGKAPGQAVDEFTGLLATLLRPGRILAARKARRRPAVPAAELRPLFPPPGSTLRANAEQLAGYFGADGDTDTAGASRHGAVTGPLEPGSEDADYLEGEQSGRLKRIARNPAPALFALLLLVSLISCRALLFGGSLMGGALLPAPDRALDLWRTYTSDWQPVGPGTTAGAPPYLAVLGAVATLLFGSAPAAVALLLVCSVPLAGLTAYFASRPLVESRLLRAWAAVAYAFLPAVTGALAGGRLGTAVLAILLPLIARSAATAFGLGAPAGSPDGSWRAAWTTTLLLTLATAFTPVVWPLAAVLGAAALLTRPARRAAYALRLLAVLAVPLLALAPWSLGLFTHPDRFLREAGLPYGSGSATALDLLGAGPGGPGTTGGTLLLGVVLAALAALLRPDRRFAVRAAWTTALAGLSLAVLLNHGAWAGPATLVYGLGLLAAAVVGADGAKERVAARSFGWRQPLAALIALGAATGPLIGAAAWMVSGADGPLQRRDPVQLPAFVAAQADDSNRSRTLVLGGTSPATVSYALIRGSGARLGDAELLAGAGAEPRLAKVVSSLVSGSGADQSAQLGGFAVRYIVLPADGPRRFRQVLDATPGLKSGRQDDGTAVWEVERSLARAVIVPGKPGQAPIAVEAEPVEAHTKIPAGEEGRVLRIADRAAPGWKATLDGKPLRPRTLDGWAQGFELPAAGGRLDLTYQDSLARDAWHWAQGLLALLLLVLALPGRRARLDDDLPEEAAAVPEQPGPGEGRRARRLRAEAEAQGGAPAPAEAAAADPYAQIPAQPSYGEQPYGQQAYGDGTYGEETYAYQAYPYEQPQQPYAEPYPYQQQPYDPYQQPPQQQPQQEPPYTYGQHDPRPDGSTQQ; the protein is encoded by the coding sequence ATGTCCCTGCACAGCAGCTCGACGGCCTCCCACCAGGCGGCCGGCACCCCCGAGTTCCCCCGGCACGTCGTCACCGCGGTCCTCGTCGCCCACGACGGCGCCCGCTGGCTGCCCCGTACCCTCGCCGGCCTCCTCGCCCAGGAACGCCCCGCACAGCAGTACGTCGCCGCCGACACCGGAAGCTCCGACGACTCCGCGCGACTGCTCGCCGAAGCCCTCGGCCCCGACAAGGTCCTCCACCTCGCCCGCCGCACCGGATTCGGCACCGCCGTGGACGAAGCCGCCCGCACCGCCGGCGCACTGACCCCCGAGGACCTGCCCTACCTCAAGCGCCCCAGCGGCTGGGACCCCGTCAGCCGCACATGGCGCGACGACACCTACGACCTCCCCGAACTCCCCCACGGCGAACCCGTCCAATGGCTCTGGCTGCTCCACGACGACAGCGCCCCCGAAGCCGACGCCCTCACCGAACTCCTGCGCGTCGCCGACGAGAACCCCGACGCCGCCGTCATCGGCCCCAAACTCCGCGGCTGGTACGACAAGAAGCAGCTCCTCGAAGCCGGCGTCACCATCGCCCGCAGCGGCCGCCGCTGGACCGGCCTCGACCGCCGCGAACAGGACCAGGGCCAGCACGACCAGATCCGCCCCGTCCTGTCCGTCTCCACCGCCGGCATGCTCGTGCGCCGCGACGTCTACGACGCCCTCGGCGGCTTCGACCGGCGCCTGCCCCTCATGCGCGACGACGTCGACCTCTGCTGGCGCGCCCACAGCGCCGGCCACACCGTCCTCGTCGCCCCCGACGCCGTTATGCGGCACGCCGAGGCCGCCGCCCGCGAACGCCGCACCGTCGACTGCGCCGGCCGCTCCTCCGTCAGCCCCCACCGCGTCGACAAGGCCGGCGCCGTCTACACCGTGCTGGCCAACTCCTCCGGCCGCGCCCTGCCCTACGTACTCCTGCGCCTGATCGTCGGCACCCTGCTGCGCACCCTCGGCTACCTCCTCGGCAAAGCCCCCGGCCAGGCCGTCGACGAGTTCACCGGCCTCCTCGCCACCCTGCTGCGGCCCGGCCGGATCCTCGCCGCCCGCAAGGCCCGCCGCCGCCCCGCCGTCCCCGCCGCCGAACTGCGCCCCCTCTTCCCGCCCCCCGGCTCCACCCTGCGCGCCAACGCCGAACAGCTCGCCGGGTACTTCGGCGCGGACGGTGACACCGACACCGCCGGCGCGAGCCGGCACGGCGCCGTCACCGGCCCCCTCGAACCCGGGTCCGAGGACGCCGACTACCTGGAGGGCGAACAGTCCGGACGGCTCAAGCGGATCGCCCGCAACCCCGCCCCCGCCCTGTTCGCCCTCCTCCTGCTCGTCTCCCTCATCTCCTGCCGCGCCCTCCTCTTCGGCGGCTCCCTCATGGGCGGCGCCCTGCTGCCCGCCCCCGACCGGGCCCTGGACCTCTGGCGCACCTACACCTCCGACTGGCAGCCCGTCGGCCCCGGGACCACCGCCGGCGCCCCGCCCTACCTCGCCGTCCTCGGCGCCGTCGCCACCTTGCTGTTCGGCTCCGCGCCGGCCGCCGTCGCCCTGCTGCTCGTCTGCTCGGTGCCCCTCGCCGGGCTCACCGCCTACTTCGCCTCCCGGCCGCTCGTCGAGTCCCGGCTGCTGCGCGCCTGGGCCGCCGTCGCCTACGCCTTCCTGCCCGCCGTGACCGGAGCGCTCGCCGGCGGCCGCCTCGGCACGGCCGTCCTCGCGATCCTGCTCCCCCTCATCGCCCGCTCCGCAGCCACCGCCTTCGGCCTCGGCGCGCCCGCCGGCTCCCCCGACGGCAGCTGGCGCGCCGCGTGGACCACCACCCTCCTGCTGACCCTGGCCACCGCCTTCACCCCCGTCGTCTGGCCGCTCGCCGCAGTCCTCGGCGCCGCCGCCCTCCTCACGCGCCCCGCACGCCGCGCCGCGTACGCGCTCCGGCTCCTTGCCGTCCTCGCCGTACCGCTGCTCGCACTCGCCCCCTGGTCCCTCGGCCTGTTCACGCACCCCGACCGCTTCCTGCGCGAGGCCGGCCTGCCCTACGGATCCGGCTCCGCCACCGCCCTCGACCTGCTCGGCGCCGGTCCCGGCGGCCCCGGCACCACCGGCGGCACGCTCCTGCTCGGCGTCGTGCTCGCCGCCCTCGCGGCCCTGCTCCGCCCCGACCGGCGGTTCGCCGTCCGCGCCGCCTGGACCACCGCCCTGGCCGGCCTGAGCCTCGCCGTCCTCCTCAACCACGGCGCCTGGGCCGGCCCCGCCACCCTCGTGTACGGCCTCGGCCTGCTGGCGGCCGCCGTGGTCGGCGCGGACGGCGCCAAGGAGCGCGTGGCCGCCCGCAGCTTCGGCTGGCGCCAGCCCCTCGCCGCCCTCATCGCGCTGGGCGCCGCCACCGGCCCCCTCATCGGCGCCGCCGCCTGGATGGTCTCCGGCGCAGACGGACCCCTCCAGCGGCGCGACCCCGTCCAGCTCCCCGCCTTCGTCGCCGCCCAGGCCGACGACAGCAACCGCAGCCGCACCCTGGTCCTCGGCGGAACCTCGCCCGCCACCGTCTCCTACGCGCTGATCCGTGGCTCCGGGGCGCGCCTCGGCGACGCCGAACTCCTCGCCGGGGCGGGCGCCGAACCGCGCCTGGCGAAGGTGGTGTCCAGCCTGGTCTCCGGCTCCGGCGCCGACCAGAGCGCGCAGCTGGGCGGCTTCGCCGTCCGCTACATCGTCCTGCCCGCCGACGGGCCCCGCCGGTTCCGCCAGGTCCTCGACGCCACCCCCGGCCTCAAGTCGGGCCGCCAGGACGACGGCACCGCCGTCTGGGAGGTCGAACGCTCCCTCGCCCGTGCCGTCATCGTCCCCGGCAAGCCGGGCCAGGCACCCATCGCCGTCGAGGCGGAACCCGTCGAGGCCCACACCAAGATCCCCGCTGGGGAGGAGGGCCGGGTGCTGCGGATCGCCGACCGGGCCGCCCCCGGCTGGAAGGCCACCCTCGACGGCAAGCCCCTGAGGCCGAGGACCCTGGACGGCTGGGCCCAGGGCTTCGAACTGCCCGCCGCGGGCGGCCGCCTGGACCTCACCTACCAGGACTCCCTCGCCCGCGACGCCTGGCACTGGGCGCAGGGCCTGCTCGCCCTGCTCCTCCTCGTCCTGGCCCTCCCCGGCCGCCGGGCCCGGCTCGACGACGACCTCCCCGAGGAGGCGGCCGCCGTCCCCGAGCAGCCCGGCCCGGGCGAGGGCCGCCGCGCCCGCCGCCTGCGCGCCGAAGCGGAGGCACAGGGCGGGGCCCCCGCGCCCGCCGAAGCGGCCGCCGCCGACCCGTACGCGCAGATCCCGGCCCAGCCGTCCTACGGGGAACAGCCCTACGGGCAGCAGGCCTACGGGGACGGGACGTACGGGGAGGAGACGTACGCCTACCAGGCCTACCCGTACGAGCAGCCGCAGCAGCCGTACGCCGAGCCGTACCCGTACCAGCAGCAGCCGTACGACCCGTACCAGCAACCACCGCAGCAACAGCCACAGCAGGAACCGCCGTACACCTACGGACAGCACGACCCGCGTCCGGACGGGAGCACCCAGCAGTGA